The following proteins are co-located in the Labrys monachus genome:
- a CDS encoding response regulator yields MPMVKASPLTRSILLTLLGVVVLGIIVTVITSILLDNIAKDSALERVNSNMRVAWEVVSAKGKTFSVDNGKLKAGDFSLNDNFEVVDKIKDLVGGTATIFMGDTRVSTNVMTEGHRAVGTTLAQGPVHDAVFKDKKPFRGEADILGEPYMTAYDPILDSSGAVVGVLYVGVKREEFLKSANTAQGAVIMTTILAAGFSLALSYLLSSQSLADQARRLLDSSPTAVAIVAQNGRFLYANVRHDELYGATEKSAAPSSNEDVHVDPSERLRLMAKFQAQGSLRDEEVHLVKTDRTTFWALLSRQTINYDGETAAVNWLYDISERKAVETAMAEARDLAEQANQTKSEFMANMSHELRTPLNAIIGYAQILQEDMEDIGQDRVLPDLKRIESAGKHLLKLINDILDLSKIEAGRMEVYLEPVSLPKLLDELQSLVTPLAAARGNRLEFNVPADTPMLRTDYTKLKQSLLNLLSNGCKFTEGGLVRLDVSLPPDQVVFRLSDSGIGMTKEQLGRLFQAFTQADASTTRKYGGTGLGLVITRRLCKLLGGDVTVESTPGKGSIFTITLPLETKVPSAATSASTSATPAAASGPEDATTVLLVDDDPQIHHLIGTMLAREGYRVEHAGGGAEAIEQARALRPAVILLDVMMPKVDGWTVLGTLKNDPALADIPVVIVSLLDERPLGLSLGAAEFLTKPVDRGQLIATVRAHAGTTNGRVLVVDDNPDDRSATGRALAASGYEVTEAASSAEALAWLEQNPPPALMLLDLIMPDMDGFALLDRVRRDEKLKDVKVLVMTAKDLTANESGFLLERGGMIIPKGPEARAALLDALKELRG; encoded by the coding sequence ATGCCGATGGTCAAAGCCAGTCCCCTGACGAGAAGCATATTGCTGACGCTCCTCGGCGTCGTGGTGCTCGGCATCATCGTCACCGTGATCACCTCGATCCTGCTGGACAACATCGCCAAGGATTCCGCCCTGGAGCGGGTGAATTCCAACATGCGGGTGGCCTGGGAGGTCGTGTCCGCCAAGGGCAAGACGTTCTCCGTCGACAACGGCAAGCTCAAGGCGGGGGATTTTTCCCTCAACGACAATTTCGAGGTCGTCGACAAGATCAAGGATCTCGTCGGAGGCACCGCCACGATCTTCATGGGAGACACGCGCGTCTCCACCAATGTGATGACGGAGGGCCATCGGGCCGTGGGCACGACCCTCGCCCAGGGCCCCGTCCATGATGCCGTCTTCAAGGACAAGAAGCCCTTTCGCGGCGAGGCCGATATCCTCGGCGAACCCTATATGACCGCCTACGATCCCATCCTCGATTCCTCGGGAGCGGTGGTCGGGGTCCTCTATGTCGGCGTGAAGAGAGAGGAATTCCTGAAGTCGGCCAATACCGCCCAGGGCGCGGTCATCATGACCACGATACTCGCGGCCGGCTTTTCCCTCGCCTTGAGCTACCTTCTCTCCAGCCAGAGCCTCGCCGACCAGGCCCGGCGCCTGCTGGACAGCAGCCCCACCGCCGTCGCCATCGTCGCGCAGAACGGCAGGTTCCTCTACGCCAATGTGCGGCATGACGAGCTCTACGGCGCCACCGAGAAGAGCGCCGCCCCCAGTTCCAACGAAGATGTCCATGTCGACCCCTCCGAGCGCCTGAGGCTGATGGCGAAGTTCCAGGCCCAGGGAAGCCTGCGCGACGAGGAGGTCCATCTGGTGAAGACGGATAGGACCACGTTCTGGGCCCTGCTCAGCCGCCAGACGATAAATTATGACGGCGAGACGGCGGCGGTGAACTGGCTCTACGACATCAGCGAACGCAAGGCCGTGGAGACGGCCATGGCTGAAGCGCGCGACCTCGCCGAACAGGCCAACCAGACCAAATCGGAATTCATGGCCAATATGAGCCATGAGCTGCGCACCCCCCTCAATGCGATCATCGGCTACGCGCAGATCCTGCAGGAGGACATGGAGGATATCGGCCAGGACAGGGTGCTGCCGGATCTCAAGCGCATCGAGTCCGCCGGCAAGCACCTGCTGAAGCTGATCAACGACATTCTCGACCTCAGCAAGATCGAGGCGGGCCGGATGGAGGTCTATCTCGAGCCGGTGAGCCTGCCGAAATTGCTGGACGAGCTGCAATCGCTCGTCACGCCGCTGGCGGCGGCGCGCGGCAACCGGCTGGAATTCAACGTACCCGCCGACACGCCGATGCTGCGGACCGACTACACCAAGCTCAAGCAGAGCCTGCTCAATCTGCTGAGCAATGGCTGCAAGTTCACCGAGGGCGGGCTGGTCCGTCTCGACGTCTCGCTGCCGCCTGACCAGGTGGTGTTCCGCCTGAGCGATTCCGGCATCGGCATGACCAAGGAACAGCTGGGCCGCCTGTTCCAGGCCTTCACCCAGGCCGATGCCAGCACGACGCGCAAATATGGCGGCACCGGCCTCGGCCTCGTCATCACCCGCCGCCTGTGCAAGCTGCTCGGCGGCGACGTGACGGTGGAAAGCACGCCCGGCAAGGGCAGCATCTTCACCATTACCCTGCCGCTGGAGACGAAGGTGCCCTCCGCCGCCACCTCCGCCTCGACATCCGCCACGCCGGCGGCGGCGAGCGGGCCGGAGGACGCCACCACCGTCCTGCTGGTCGACGACGATCCGCAGATCCATCACCTCATCGGCACCATGCTCGCCCGCGAGGGTTATCGCGTCGAGCATGCCGGCGGCGGCGCCGAAGCGATCGAACAGGCGCGCGCGCTGCGGCCGGCGGTCATCCTGCTCGACGTGATGATGCCCAAGGTCGATGGCTGGACCGTGCTCGGCACCCTCAAGAACGATCCGGCGCTCGCCGACATTCCGGTCGTGATCGTCAGCCTGCTCGACGAACGGCCCCTCGGCCTCTCGCTCGGCGCGGCCGAGTTCCTCACCAAGCCCGTCGACCGCGGGCAGCTGATCGCCACCGTCCGCGCGCACGCCGGCACGACGAACGGCCGCGTGCTCGTGGTCGACGACAATCCGGACGACCGCAGCGCCACCGGGCGCGCGCTGGCTGCCAGCGGCTACGAGGTCACCGAGGCCGCTTCCAGCGCCGAGGCGCTCGCCTGGCTCGAGCAGAATCCGCCGCCCGCCCTCATGCTGCTCGACCTGATCATGCCCGACATGGACGGCTTCGCCCTGCTCGACCGGGTCCGGCGCGACGAAAAGCTCAAGGACGTGAAGGTGCTCGTCATGACGGCCAAGGACCTGACGGCGAACGAATCCGGCTTCCTGCTCGAACGGGGCGGCATGATCATTCCCAAGGGACCGGAAGCGCGGGCCGCGCTGCTCGACGCCCTCAAGGAATTACGTGGATAA